GTGTGCAGTTTACTGTAAATCTTATATTTGTATAATCATGACTTAAAAGCTTACAGCCACTGTAGGGGTTTCACATGGGTTTAGTACACATTTTTAcatccttttttatatgtatttcatCTATATCTATAAAGATGTTTTCCAATGCCATTGCAGCTGTATTTGACTTTGGACTCTTTGCTTTCAGTGGATTTTGAAGATGGTTTAGGAACTGTACGTTCAGCAAGCCTTACCTTTGAGAGCGACTTCCTCCTGGGACAAGAAATCGAGTTTTCAGATCCTGACAATGACAACAAGATCATAGGCCTGGAAAAGTTCTCAGGTGAGTTACGTGAGTTTCTAAGCCTAACTTTGGTAGGGAATATTAAAAGGGTTTAGACTCTCATGGAAAAATCCAGAAATCTTGAGGAATTttacatatttcattaaaatttgtTTCTAAGTGAAAACAATTTCCATATTTTTACATAGGTCTTGtgactatatatttttataaaatgagtTTTCGAAATAAATTAGGGTGCTCACTGAAACTTTTATGATTGCTACTGCTAATCTTGATGATTTTATACATATGCTTTAGTTTGCTGTATTGTTGGCATTCGTAAGGGGCCATATGTGCTTAATATGGGACATTAAGTGTGAAGACTGACTTGTAACATAAGTGCTGTCAGCAAGCAGTGTGGTCTTCATTGTACAGTTGAAAGAAGTGAGCCTAACGTTCTGGAAAATTTCAATGGTTTTGGCCTTCTGACAGAACATACTATTTCAAAATGTCAAATcaggaaaaaaatacagtatgttaCAACTATTATATAAAGGTCATCAAGACAGTCATCACCATCAAGGACACATTATAATAAGGCATTTAGTTGTGATCATCAGCAGCAGGACCATTatagtcatcatcatcatcattatcattaggCTGGGTAATCACCCACCTGGGGTTTCCGAAATGGGCACTATAAACGCCCGTTCAGACTTCAGACTCACACATTTCTACACAGTGCATGTACATCAGCAGCTTGCAGAAGGAAAACTACGTTTCATGGAAAGACAATGAGCAGAAACACTAGAATTTAGTTTTGTTGGGGTACCACCTTTTATTTGTTACTATCAGAATTTACTTAACGTTTGTCAGCTGGCTTAGTGGGTAAGTATAAATGCCAAATATTTTTCAGCTGATGATATTTTGTGCTAAATTTGTAgtgttttttgaaaattataGATGCACGCAATCTTGCTTCATCAGCTTCACATATTACAGATGCTGAAAGAATGTCCTGTTATTAGCACTAAATtgttgaaatttctgttttaattgaATGCTTGCACACTAGCTCAGATTGCAGAAAATCTATCTATAcagctgcataatgtaatgcagTGTCTTGCTGTGGTCCTGTACAGCTGACATCAGTTTGCCTGGCTTCCCCCTGGGAGACGAGGAGAGCTCTCCCTTCAGCCGCCTCAGTATGGAGAGTGACGCTGAAGACCTGCGTGCGACCGAAAGCGAGCGTGAAGAGAGGGTTTCTGAGTCGGCCTTTCCCTCTTACCTCTCTTGCAGAGGGTGTGGTCAGCTCCTGGAAGACCCCCTGGGATCCGGCGTGGACTTGGTGGGGCCCTTCTGCATGCGCTGTTGCAAAGGGAATGTGAATGGCGTTGCAGACAGGAAACTCTGCTCGGACTTAGGCTTACAAGTCGAGTCTAGAGGGGGAGGGAATGAGGGCGCTGGTGCGGAGGATGGTTCCCTGAAGCTCCACTCATGCACGCTCTGTGGTTTCACGTCACGCTACACCAATCATGTTAAGAGGCATATGAAGACGCACAATGGCGAAAAGCCATACGGGTGTCCGCTGTGCTCCTACGCATCAGCACAACTAGTGAACCTGCAAAGGCACTTGCGCATACACACCGGGGAAAAGCCCTATAAGTGCAACAACTGCACGTTTGCATGCAGTTCCTTAGGGAACCTGAAGAGGCACCAGCGCATGCATGCAGCTGTAAGCCCGGGTCAGAGTGCCCCTCAGCCAGTAAGTGGCAATGGTTTAAACCACACTACCCTGAGTCAGCAGGAAAAGGAAGCAGCTCCTGCCCCCACCGAAGGTAAGTAAGCTTCTGCTTTGTGTCCTGAAAGAATACTGAAAGGAGAGTTTTACAAAGAGTTCAGTTGCAGGTGCTGTGCAGTCTGCCTCGCGACCCCACGTGGGAAGGGATGGGAACTACTTGCACACACTTGATGGCCTGAGGCTTCCACAGCAGTCGTCGGCAGGGGTGTTGCAGTCAGGACAGGCTGCTCCCCTGCCCCCCATGTTCTTCCCCTTCACTTGTCGGCTGTGCGGCATGGCCCTGGATGACGAGGATGGATCCTCGGCCCAGATATGTGCTAAGTGCACCCTGGAAATGTTAACTAAGGACACACCCGGATGCCCCGCTGAACGAGGGGACAAAGTCTACACCTGTGCTGCCTGCCCTTTCATCACCCACTACCCGAACCACCTGGCCCGCCACATGAAGACGCACAGTGGAGAGAAGCCATACAAGTGCCCGCAGTGCGACTACGCCTCTGCCCACTTCGACAACCTCAAGCGGCACCATCGAGTACACACCGGCGAGAAGCCCTACAAGTGCCACTTGTGTGACTATGCCTGCGGCAACCTGGCTAATCTCAAGAGGCACCAGCGGGTGCATTCAGGCGCCAAACCCTTTCAGTGCGCAATCTGCAACTACAGCTGCAACCAGAGTATGAACCTAAAGCGGCATATGTTGCGCCACACAGGCGAGAAGCCCCATAAGTGCCAAGAGTGTGGCTACACCACTGGCCACTGGGACAACTACAAACGACATCAGAAGAAGCACAGCCTGACTACAGATGGCTGGGTTAAAGTGCAGATGCCTGGAAACGAGGAAGTGGACGAGGAAGAGGTGTAGCCTCTTATACGGGCGACCGTCTTGCAAATGAGATTTTACTTTTACAGCATACGTTTTGTCGGTTgttccttctttttttctttgtgcccAGAGTCATTATTTAAGACATTTCTTGGAATTATCCACAAGCTGCTACATGAAGTCATGCAcaaattaaaagacagtaatCTGAATGTCCTAATGCACGGTTTGTCCACTTCTGCTCCTGGAGGTCCAACCTTCCCGCAGACTCTAAATAAACACACCTGAAACggctaatcaaggtctttaggATTACTTGAAACTTCCTGCCAGGTTTGTGAGCGATGGTTGgcactaaactctgcaggaagttGGTCCTCCTGGAGCAGGTTGGGACACTCCTGATTAATGCCTTTGAACAAGGCAGTTTGTATTACCTAAAGCTCTCTAAGAGTATTCTGAGCCTGACTGTGGTTCATTTATCAGTGCCAAACAGACACTACTGCCATAGGAAGTACTTCTTTAAGCCTGGAGTTACATTGCATGTACTTTGACCTTGGTTGGCTTTTTTTGAGGTTTTATGTGATTGTTCATTTGTCTGTCAGAGATCTTCTCGAGCCTCCTGATGAAAATGTCTTCACAAATGAGTATTATGTTGTGATCTCTGATCGTCTTGTTTTTGCTCTCAATAATTTTGGGGGGTTGTGTTGCCTTTTAATGTGTGTATCATCTTGACTGTGAAAAACGCTATTTGTCCGAGTTTACATGAAGCAGAATGGTGCATAGTGGGTATTCGTGTCATGCTGAACATAGAGCTTTTATTTTTGTacgtgtttttattatttatctccGAGGGATGTTTGGCATGTACTTGCCACCCATGGCATTGTTAGCTAATAATGAAGGACGACAGAAACCAGAAACCCTAATATGCAGTTAAACCTTCAGGTTGCCAAAAACTCTTGTAGGTGTGTGACGCTTGAGTGTTTTCTTGTTATTATGCAGTGGTTTCATTAATGCCTTAAATATTCTCAAATAAAAGAGTTTGTGTTGAAACTTCCTTGTCTAGATTTATGTGTCATCTTTCAGTCACAACACTGCTCAGAAGCAAGTTACTAAATAACCAGCAGGATATGATTAAGCTGCTGTGGCAGGCAGTGTGTAATCCTCAAACTTCCATAATGAAAGCTGTAATCCTTCCTGCTCTCTGAAGCGAACAGCTCCGGAAAACATGCTAATGAAGACAGAGCCCCGTCTGTGCTTCACCAGAGCTCGAACAACTCTTGCAGAGATCTTCATGCTGTTAAGATTGTGAGGATGagttttagataatttttttctGAAGTGTCAGAACCTGTTTTGAGGCAAAAGCTtaccttaaaaataaatttgaccTTTAGCGGTGGGTTTACTGGGTGGGATTTTATTCTCCAGCTATGCATAGGAGTCATTGTGTCTATAGACAGTCCCCATATATGATGAAATACCCATCATGCTTGTGTTATTAATCCAAGGAACAGAAAACAACACAGAGTAGCATTGTTTGGCACCTAGATTTATTGAAACCCAGAAGGCTCTAACTTCCATTCTTGGATATAAAATGAAGTGAGAATTTGAAATATCATACTGATTTAAGAGAGATGCACAGGATTTAAGAGTACAGAGGGTTTACCCTTTTCATtctagatgatgatgatgctggtgAACATACTTAACATGGCAATCACAAATTACAGTCATCAtctcaaaaataataatcagcCGTACAGCACACAGACATGAGAACAATCTTCGCATTAAACATATGTTGCACATGGGAGGCatcatatgcatttatatatatgtcCAGGATGACGAAAAAGGGAATTTCATTCAGTATGACTATCATTGCAGTTAAAACCCCAGCATAAAAGTGAAATACAGCCGTTTCCCGAGCACCATGTGATCACAGTCCTCTGAGATGATTGGCACTATGTATTTAAGAAAATACAAAATGGATTAAATgtgtataataaaatgaaagactGGAATGATATTCTTCAAAACAAAATTTATAAAGTGTACGAAGACAATCACTGAAATTTAGACATGAAATTTGTAAACACTTGTTTTTCAATAGTTTTCTACAATTTGTAAACACTGATTAATGTTAGATTCTGATcttctattatatattttttaattcgcCTGGATTATATTTGGTCAACTGTAATTGCTTGTAATATGCTGAGATAATACAGATATTAGTAAATATTCAGAATACTTTTAAAATTCCATGTACATTTATAAAAGTGACATTACCATGATGTTTGTGCAAAATGCTTTAGTGAACTATAATTTTGGCATTTATGAGAAACCTTTTTAATATATTGGTTTGAATAATCGAACAGAAACTAAATgcattcacacatacacacacacacacacacacacacacacacacacaaacagagctaCAAACCTCTTGCGAATGTTCCAGGATGTTTTCCCACAGTTAATATCTCAATAAATACCCAAGCCATCTACCTTTCTTAATAATGTGCAAAAAAGACGTGAGTTCAGCTAGTGCAAGCGGGCCTGCCGAACACCCCCAAACAAAGCCAGATTTCAGGCCAGAATGAGAGAAGCTTGTTACCAAAATTGTGACGGGCGCTACATTTAAATTTGAGAAGTTAACACTGTAAGGCGTCTGAATCAGCATAAGGCAGAGAGAAAGCAGGCCACAATAAAGAGGGTCATTGAAATTCTGAACTTAGGATATGCAATGAATATGCAGTAGGAATCGGGTCGCAGAGATCTACCACGCTATTGGTCATATTGTCGCCTCCATGCAAAAGGTTGAGCAACATTGGCACACTGGACAATATAAAGCACATCTCTATAAAATAATAttctcaactgattttaaaaggAACATAATGTTCTTGTATGGATCTTACTCTAGTAAGCAACTACAATCAAAAACAGCCAAGAGAAAATGAGATAACAGGAATTTTGTGCCAGtcagtttatgacatttgagAGGAAAAAGCACAGTTTTGTGTCTCTAGTAAGGAAGTACGATCCAAATAAAGCCCATCTTCAGCAACTGTCATCACAAGATTCAAATTAACGTCTCTCTTGAATGTAATAACTTGCCCTGAGGTGCCTGTATTAATTTAACCATTGAAATTGTCTCCAATTATGCCTCAAATCTGAAATTATCGTATTCTTGTTACTTTAAATGAGAGAGCATTGTCTTTGAGGCCTCTCATAAAACTAATGAGAGACTTGAGTCAAAATTATGTACTACAGGCTCATTTTGAGACCCCTGATGTGACTTTTTTTCAGAAAGGGATTACGATATTGCAGAACTGGGCATCTAATGAACTACACTCAGCACAGAGAAACCGCTAAACAAATCTGCCTCCTTTAGTCCAGTTTTTGAGGACGGCTCCATCACAGGTCATCGTCCCCTATTCCTTCAAAGGCATAGTTTCCGTGGAAATCATTGCCACGGATGTCACCGGTTGAGTTGGAAGAACTAAGTCCTCTCAGGGAGACAGAAGACAGCTTGGTCTGTGGAAATAAAAAATCAACAGAACAGCATGAAAAAAGTTGTtactgttaactgaaataaaataaaagatgaatattagatttaaaaaaaaaaggtgcctTGGATGTAAAGTAAGTTtaaattgaagtactaaaattactgaaattaataataataaagttaatctAAATTACAATTAGAAAATGTGagaataaaagctaatttaaaatagtaGATACTATAATTCcgtgtaaataatattaaaataagattgGTTCAAAACAGGATATTTCAATTGTAAGTTGATTACAAGGAAATGAAAAACGTTGACAACTCACAGAGATTTTGACTACTTGTTCACGGCTGGCATCAGGGGAATCCTGAAAAACAGTCATGCATGTCATATTTCAACAATAGTACCATCTTCCATATCAAAAGTAGAAGTGTTCTGTATGAACAAAAACCTCTAAGCCCACCAGTAATGGAGGAGACTTCACAGCTTGCTGACTGTCAGAGCGCTGGAACGAGCCATTCAGTCGCTTCTTCTGCATCTGCTGGAAACACATTATCATCATAAAcgtagagaaaaaaataaagaattcccttttaaattaagacaaaataCAAACTgaccacatttattttttaagtgcgcTCAGTTTTGCAAGTCTCTCTATTAAACAAAGATGATTTAACGAACATTTAACAACAGATTATCCTGATGGGGTTTATCAAGCCAAATCCACGtggaaaaaatgttttaagactCAAACTCTTAAACGaggcaaacacagacacacacccaccGACTGAAAGACATTTCAGAAACTCCACAGATATTTGGCAGGTCTTTACGAGAAGACAAACTTAGACCTACTGACCTTTTTAAGGCTTCCGCCAGATTTCTTCACCATCAGCTCATCCACCATAGACTGCAGACAGATACTCATCATGATAGCCTTGGGGAAAACAAAAAACCTCTTAGTCCAGTCATTCTCAAACcgtttttataattattactatttattggtcaatattggatatttatttgttaaagcttATTCACTATTTTTACCTTTGGCTTTATCTAAGCTCACTTAAAGgcatactccaccccaaaatgaacattttgtcattaatcactattACTAATACCCCCTTGTCGTCCCAAAACCGtaaaaaatgtaagatattttggatgaaaacaggaggcttgtgactgtccaatAGACTGCctagtaaataacagtgtcatggttcagaaaagtatgaaagacatcatcagaatagtctatcttcatcagtggttcaaccgtaacgttatgaagcgttGAGAATAGGgctgtgaaaatgaatgaaaaactaCATTTGAATTGTCTACTTAAGCATTATCAAAATTCtaattttattcaaatttaaaagaCATAACTTCAGTTAgggaaaaaatattttagcatCTCTCGAGGCCACAAAAGGGCGCATCGCGCAAAATATTATGCACGTTTCTTCAAAGTGTAATAAGATAACATTTTACACACacggatgcgctgttttctttcaaatcaaagtgtaaatacacGTAGAAAATGTAAACTTGTGGCGCAGCTGATACACAATATTGTAAGTTGCCTGCTGTGGTAAAGTGGTGAGACACAGAgaagacacatttttttaataaagtcgttatttttgttagTGTATTAgtgtaaagaaaaaagtattcCCGATGATAATAATGTTGCGGTTGTACCGCTGATGGCTGacggactattctgatgatgcttttcatacgtttctggaccttgacagaaTATTTTACTCGGCAGTCTATGGGTccgtcacaagcctcccggttttcatccaaaatatcttaaattgtgttccgaaaatGGAGAAAGCTTTTACATtgtggaacgacatgggggtaagtgaataatgaccatattttcattttggggtggagcatccctttaaagttaatctttaaaaacactaataatttgaCGAAATTTGAAATCTTCAGCAAATCACAAAATGAATGCCTGAAATAActtttaagcattttattttccattaatttagacaaaatagtTTCGAATTTCAATAACACACTCTGTGATTGACTCTGTTCTGACCTGTTGACTTGTGATGGTGACCCACTGCAGACGGTCTTTGCTCATCAAGTACTCGAAGGCCAGCTCTAGTTTCACGTCACATTTACTGGAACTGCTTGGGTTTGCGGTACCGTTCGTCACAGGCACCTGCTGTAGAATTAGGCCAGGTCATCACAAATGCGATCATtataatcattgttatttgtgtatTGCCAATTACAGATGCCAGTTTTTTAAACTCCTTTACATACCAAATAACCTCAAGCTCAATTAGTAATCATTAGCTCTGCTGTAAATGTCATCGTCCTCATAATTCCACAGCATCGCCAGCACAACCACACAAAAGTGTCTCATAAGAATTCTCTCAGAAGACACAAAACAGACAacttctttacacacacacaggaaactcTGTCAGTTCCATTAGACAGACATGGCTATGCAGTCCCAGCATCCTCAGCGTCAGGTCCTGGTCTCAGAGGACAGCCGTTCTGAGCTCGTTAGTAACACTACTCTGCTTTTCCAGGGCAAAGACCAAGCCAAGACCACTGCAGAGTGGAGCAGAGACAACTTCCTCTGGCTAATGAAATGCCAGAACGTGCATTAAACTGTTTGTACTGGACCAAAGTGCAAATATTCAAAGCCTTTTCACATTCCCACAAGAAGTTGTTTAGATATTGAGCCGTTTGTTCATTAATCTACGGTTTAAAAACAAGGGACAGagtaaaaacaaacacttaatactATTTAATAGATGTAGAATAAAAATTTTGATTGTCTTTATTTCCTTATTCTGGTATAATAAAATGCATGCAGAAAACCATGAAGGAATACATTTAGTCAATtcccataaaataaatatatgaatggaTAGACGGATGTAGCTGATCGTTATAAGCGCGTAGGGAGACAAAGAGCACAGTCTATTTTCCTGTGGAAAGCGGCGTTTCTGTTCATCCCCGTTTCAACTTCCCATTTTCTGAAATGAAACAACCAGACATGCCTGAAGAGACGGTCATTGAAAGAATTTGGAGGAAATGGTTGTCTGGAGACACAAAAGGAAGTTTTCCTACATCCTTTCTGTAAAACGTAGTACATATCATTTGGAAAAATCAGGCTTTTGTGTTTAGTCGTAATACTAAAATACTACAAAATACTACagaaaattactgtaaaaagtgctacagaaagaaaaaaaacgttttttttttaagtcacatttttgcctttatttcACTTAATCTATtttcataatgtacattataatgtttttttttttacatttaatttgtattttttttttttactttttttttttaaacaaaatagcatAGAATTTCAATTTTTACTTATGCAAAaagtaatacataaaaaatacgtttttttttaaagttacattttgtaGCATGTTTGCCTTTTATTTTACAACTAATTAACAACAGCTTTTTTATAGAGATTTGATTATTACATGCTAAAATAAAGTTGTTAAGTTATTTCCGGTTTAATTTAAGAAACTGTCTAAAATACAAGTGGCGTggtctttcttctaaaatgtGACCTCCTTTTGACAACTATTCAGTACTTTAGGAATGAACTCAGGAACTGCAAAATGACAAGCTTTTGTGGATTTCAGGTCAGATGCAGGCAGCCAGACTCTGCAAGAAACTGGAAATATCGAATCATGACAACAACACACTAAATAGTACCAGGTGTTTTCAACCTTAAGTTGGTTGCATGCACACAGTAC
The sequence above is a segment of the Carassius gibelio isolate Cgi1373 ecotype wild population from Czech Republic chromosome A20, carGib1.2-hapl.c, whole genome shotgun sequence genome. Coding sequences within it:
- the LOC127938009 gene encoding zinc finger protein 513 isoform X1; amino-acid sequence: MPRRKQQNPQPVKLDFEDGLGTVRSASLTFESDFLLGQEIEFSDPDNDNKIIGLEKFSADISLPGFPLGDEESSPFSRLSMESDAEDLRATESEREERVSESAFPSYLSCRGCGQLLEDPLGSGVDLVGPFCMRCCKGNVNGVADRKLCSDLGLQVESRGGGNEGAGAEDGSLKLHSCTLCGFTSRYTNHVKRHMKTHNGEKPYGCPLCSYASAQLVNLQRHLRIHTGEKPYKCNNCTFACSSLGNLKRHQRMHAAVSPGQSAPQPVSGNGLNHTTLSQQEKEAAPAPTEVAGAVQSASRPHVGRDGNYLHTLDGLRLPQQSSAGVLQSGQAAPLPPMFFPFTCRLCGMALDDEDGSSAQICAKCTLEMLTKDTPGCPAERGDKVYTCAACPFITHYPNHLARHMKTHSGEKPYKCPQCDYASAHFDNLKRHHRVHTGEKPYKCHLCDYACGNLANLKRHQRVHSGAKPFQCAICNYSCNQSMNLKRHMLRHTGEKPHKCQECGYTTGHWDNYKRHQKKHSLTTDGWVKVQMPGNEEVDEEEV
- the LOC127938009 gene encoding zinc finger protein 513 isoform X2 yields the protein MPRRKQQNPQPVKLDFEDGLGTVRSASLTFESDFLLGQEIEFSDPDNDNKIIGLEKFSADISLPGFPLGDEESSPFSRLSMESDAEDLRATESEREERVSESAFPSYLSCRGCGQLLEDPLGSGVDLVGPFCMRCCKGNVNGVADRKLCSDLGLQVESRGGGNEGAGAEDGSLKLHSCTLCGFTSRYTNHVKRHMKTHNGEKPYGCPLCSYASAQLVNLQRHLRIHTGEKPYKCNNCTFACSSLGNLKRHQRMHAAVSPGQSAPQPVSGNGLNHTTLSQQEKEAAPAPTEGAVQSASRPHVGRDGNYLHTLDGLRLPQQSSAGVLQSGQAAPLPPMFFPFTCRLCGMALDDEDGSSAQICAKCTLEMLTKDTPGCPAERGDKVYTCAACPFITHYPNHLARHMKTHSGEKPYKCPQCDYASAHFDNLKRHHRVHTGEKPYKCHLCDYACGNLANLKRHQRVHSGAKPFQCAICNYSCNQSMNLKRHMLRHTGEKPHKCQECGYTTGHWDNYKRHQKKHSLTTDGWVKVQMPGNEEVDEEEV